A stretch of Fusarium poae strain DAOMC 252244 chromosome 2, whole genome shotgun sequence DNA encodes these proteins:
- a CDS encoding hypothetical protein (BUSCO:40519at5125) — protein MSLVPTQQPHTFVDNRASLHTASNIAKLGSEATLDTLLRSPNSMERSATEYSQSGLPSPYPSNFGDTNSEGSRADHASAAQYPVKQEVNYSTSATPTSEYGVYPQTARSGSFPEHVQRSYHPASSASSGSMAQQQNSPSMPQQDGRSHQTHPVKSDNDVPIDPSIAAPSPTYASYGQHSPYAPNPDMTHSYSHPGGGMYAQPRPDWAGYGQHGGAPLTPGHPVYAQNPASAAPPQRPNQVYSFVPIPGAQQHKRPRRRYEEIERMYKCGWNGCEKAYGTLNHLNAHVTMQSHGQKRTPEEFKEIRKEWKQRKKEEEANRKAEEERQRQAAAAAAAQNGGPDPQGPDGTPTSSYPGSRPVQLPPIGYQPAQYPPPPSAVPQQPLPDYNNSHMYSNYQPHSPYAQPSQGIPYQSNAQPPSH, from the exons ATGTCTTTGGTGCCAACACAGCAACCTCATACTTTTGTTGACAACCGCGCATCGCTGCACACTGCTTCCAACATCGCGAAACTTGGTTCCGAGGCGACTCTAGACACGCTCCTCCGCTCTCCCAACTCTATGGAACGAAGTGCTACCGAGTACTCGCAGTCAGGTTTGCCTTCGCCCTATCCAAGCAACTTCGGCGACACCAATTCTGAAGGTTCGAGGGCAGATCACGCATCTGCTGCGCAATATCCTGTCAAGCAGGAAGTCAACTACTCGACATCAGCTACTCCCACCTCCGAGTACGGCGTTTACCCTCAAACTGCCCGATCAGGATCTTTCCCAGAGCACGTCCAGCGTTCATACCATCCTGCAAGCAGCGCCAGCAGTGGAAGTATGGCGCAACAACAGAACAGTCCGTCAATGCCCCAGCAGGATGGGCGTAGCCATCAGACCCATCCGGTCAAATCTGACAACGATGTTCCTATAGATCCGTCCATCGCCGCCCCGAGCCCTACCTACGCGTCTTATGGGCAGCATTCTCCCTACGCGCCCAACCCAGACATGACACACAGCTACTCTCACCCTGGTGGAGGCATGTATGCGCAGCCTCGACCAGACTGGGCTGGTTATGGGCAGCACGGTGGTGCGCCTTTGACTCCTGGTCACCCAGTCTACGCTCAGAACCCAGCTTCAGCGGCCCCTCCCCAACGCCCCAACCAG GTTTACTCTTTCGTGCCCATTCCAGGCGCGCAGCAGCACAAGCGACCTCGGCGACGATATGAAGAGATTGAGCGCATGTACAAGTGTGGCTGGAATGGTTGTGAAAAGGCCTACGGTACATTGAACCACTTGAATGCTCACGTTACCATGCAGTCTCACGGTCAGAAACGAACTCCCGAGG AATTCAAGGAGATTCGAAAGGAGTGGAAGCAGcgaaagaaggaagaagaggccaATCGCAAGGCCGAAGAAGAGCGACAACGCCAGGCagcggctgctgctgctgctcaaaACGGAGGCCCCGACCCCCAGGGACCTGATGGCACTCCTACCTCATCCTATCCCGGCTCACGGCCTGTTCAGTTGCCTCCTATCGGCTACCAGCCTGCTCAGTACCCGCCTCCACCATCGGCGGTTCCTCAACAGCCACTTCCCGATTACAACAACAGTCACATGTACTCCAATTACCAGCCTCACTCGCCCTATGCGCAACCCAGCCAGGGCATTCCTTACCAAT CAAACGCGCAACCCCCAAGCCACTAA